taaaagatacattttaaaatactattacgttaataaattaaaaactagcATTTTTCAGTGaaaactttcttttttaaatttcccAGCATGGTCGAACGATGACCTAATTGCCCAAGCAGTGCTGTTCTTCGTAGCCGGCTTCGACACAGTATCGACAGCCATGTCGTTTCTTCTGTTCGAGCTGGCTTTGAACCCTGAAGTACAAGACAAACTGGCGAAGGAGATCAGGGAACATGACATCAAGAACGGTGGCAAGTTTGACCTAAAATCTATTCAAGATATGCCGTATATGGACATGGTTGTATCAGGTGAGATTTAGAGCTCCGTTAAATTCgtataatatacctactcaCCAATAATAGGCTGGTATGAGTATAATGCTTGTTACACACACAATCAGTTCAGCATCAATTGGTCTAGCCGCAACAAACTGAATAATGTGAAGATGAACTCGATCGGCACAAGTCGAAAACCTGAGTAGAGTCggtttgttgtttgataaatattgccggACCGAGCGTGCCGAgtcgaatatgtgtgtagcaggCCCAGTTGAAATGCAACCAATCATGCAATTCAAGTATAAGACTGCAAAGCTTTTCGTACCCTCCCATACAGGAAAGGTCAACCACCTCAACAAGTTTAAGCTGATAAATGGAGAatcttaacaaacaaataatgatGTATGTATTAATCTGGTGTTTTTGTATTACAGAACAGCTAAGGATGTGGCCCCCTGGAATGATTTTGGACAGAATTTGCACCAAGGACTATAATTTGGGCAAACCTAACGAAAAAGTTACAGAAGATTTCATCGTAAGTAGAAGTGcgataaatttttttttgtgtaaatacaCCACATGACATTTCACCCCTAGAAAAATTGGGCATCCGAAGGGATCTTTCCTTTAAAGAAAGGCCTACTTTCCATCTACGCTGATGTCGGTGGCGTAAGtatatgaaaaatgttattgtttataaaaaaatgaagatGAGGAGCAAGAAAGATTTCTTTGTAGTATACAACTAATGGCGACGGTACAGTGAGGAGGTGACAGGACTCCGAATTTGGCGACTGATTCGCGTAGGAGAAAAGCAAGCCTGAGTGTCGAGTTCCTCATGTCCCATTCTTATTGCTTCATTTTCTTTCGCAGATACGAAAAGGCACCGGCATGATAATCCCAGTGTTTGCCTTCCACCGTGACCCTCAGTACTTCCCTAATCCGGACAAGTTCGACCCTGAACGCTTCTCTGAAGAAAACAAGCACAAGATTCATCCATTTGTATACATGCCTTTTGGCGTAGGACCTAGGAACTGTATAGGTAAGTTTTATAGCTTTCAGCACAAATATTTCTTTGTCTTGCGCCACTTAAATCATCTGCCATTATTATACACAGGTCAGGGATGATGATGGTAACCTTATTTTTGGATTTTCCTTCACTTGAAGCGAATAGTATTTGCTACTGTACCCAAGCGAGGTTATATCAACGCGAGGTCCTAGTATTCAACTCTGAAAATTCCAGTTAGGTTGTTTTTCCGACATTCTTACCTTCTTCTTCTAACCAGCCTGATATTTCCCAAAAAAGtccataatttttaaattaaataatgtgaaAAGCGGCTGATTctgatatatttgtttaaactatCATAACGTAACTAAAGCTATGAACGATAGctattaatagtattttattttccccAGGGTCAAGATTCGCGCTCTGCGAAGTGAAGGTGATGATCTACCAGATCCTGCAGCACCTGGAGGTGTCTCCATGTGAGAGGACCTGCATCCCTGCTGAACTGACCACGGGATCATTTAACGTACAGTTGAAAGGGGGTCACTGGCTTAGGTTTAAAGCCAGACCTTGAAACTCTTCATAAGTTTCATGTAAATGTGTGTGTGATTACTTACTATTAAGTGGTGTAAGTATATGATTTTGCCTTCAGGTTTGACcggcgtgatgttataataaaGTACGATGAAgtgctgaaaaaaaaattaaatcatgtttatatgaaattatgtattatattttatccaaaCACTTAATAGGAAGAAGAGAAGTGTTgacgttaaataaaaaaaatatgatttgttttatttttattgtattggtAAAAATATCAACTTAAAAACTATATCACAAagaatatgtacataaaaatacaatttaaatagacacataatattttatcttactaCACCattgcaacatttttatttagagtcaggttttaaaagaaaaggaataaaaataacttttaaatggtAGACTAATAAaatggattatttttttatatagtaattaattttaagtttttttaaatactacgACAActgtaaaatgaaatattttttaaacacaaccCCATATTTCTTACATGTACttaactatttttactttaaaatatttcaatgactTAGTTCCTGACTCTGAACCTCAGCCAATGTCCTCCCTTGAGCCTAATATTTATAGAGTCTTTGGACAGTTCGGCAGGGATGCAGGTCCTCTCGCATGGTGACAACTCCAAGTGCAGCAGAATCTGATAGATCATCACTTTGACTTCGCAGAGAGCAAATCTTGAAcctgaagaagaagaagtagttgatttgttaaatattttacaacaaaaaagtttttcacACAAATCTTTGACGGTTGTCTTGGATCCCCAAAAAACTGTTTAATGAGAAATTTGCAGAAAACTGTACGTTGCAAACTATACAATCGATAAAGATCTGTCGCGTGACAggttattttatcaaattcgtCGTTGTCATCAGCCTTTTACCGATGTCATCTGCCAGTGTCGTGTCATTGACAACCGCCATTGCTATTTCCTGTTTGCGTCTATAGTTTGTAAATTACAGTCATATGTTGTCTCCTGCCATTTAAattaggcgcccatagccagttgcgctcaccggttggtaaacgatctgtgggatAAGCAACCCtttgcgcggtcattccatagatgggtgaccgcatagtggtatttgagctgggtgtCCTGGCCGTTGTCTActcagataacagtcgttaagccacgtcaaagcctctcgggcggcttgaacaactttgacactaggttgaccactaactatactacaaacaaaacaaaacataacaattaGGTGTTTTCACTCACCGATACAATTCCTGGGTCCTAACCCGAAGGGCATGTAAGCAAACGGCTTGATATTGTGCTTGTTCTGTTCAGAGAAGCGTTCAGGGTCGAACTTGTCGGGGTCGGGGAAGTACTGAGGGTCACGGTGGATGGGATACACTGGTATCATGATGCCTGTGTTTTTGCGAACCTgcaaaaatattcttgtaaatgtatttttcttccCTTTGGTTAAATATTCATATGAATATGTCGAAGCAAAATTACTCACAACGAAATCTTGAGGAGCGTCTTTGTGTGCCTTGCCCAAGTTGTAGTCTTTATTGCATAGTCTTTCCAAAAACATAGCAGGCGGCCATAATCTTAACAGCTCTGAAAAGAAACAAGATTATTAGTAACATGTTGATCCATATCGAATTAAAGTGATAATTCAGGCGGGACACATGTGCCCTCGATGTCGGTTCAGtgtaaaaataacgaaaaagcatattattttactataagaAAGCCATTACTAGTCAGAATAAAATGTTGAGTTTACCACACATTATAATAACAGACCCACATAGTTCATTCTCACCTGATACAACCATGTCCATATACGGCATATCCTGGATAGACTTCAAGTCAAACTTGCCACCGTTCTTGATGTCAAACTCCTTAATCTCCTTCGCCAGTTTGTCTTGTACCTCAGGGTTCAAAGCCAGCTCGTATAGAAGGAATGTCATGGCTGTCGATACTGTGTCAAAACCAGCAATTAAGAATAGTACTGCTTGGGCTATGAGGTCATCATCCGTCCAGACTGGAAAAGACAAATTACTTAATGGAGATAAagacttaaaataaacttaaattttttAGCCCATAAATGacgtcccactgctaggcacgGGTAACGAGTGTATTATGTGGGTAGTCCCGTAATAAGAGAGggtttaggctttgagtccaccaccaTCCAATTGCGGGTTGCGGAGTACCACGATGTTACTACAGATTCATTTTTcagattattttatgttattagtaCTGACCTCTGTCAATTTTCTTGGTGCCGACGTTAGATTCTTCAACAGTCGCAAATCCAGCAGTTTCGTCTTTACACTTGTTGCTTTCGTGAGATAGCTTGCCtgaaaaatatacatgaaaGTTAAAATGACTaccaataataaacaaaaactatattatttcgTACATGAATCGATTTTGCGGCAAGATTAGTATACCAATTGCTCAATTGGTGAATTCCATATATCCTTTTTACAAATACAACTCCTGCACAACCAAACCCGAGACAATTTTTTTGTGgattgtacaaataattgtttgactGACTTGACTTGAACCCTCTgaactttaaccactgcgctatggaGGAAGGTGCACTCATCgatcggtaaatgatctgtgggttaagcaacccttggcgccgTCACTCTAGaggtgggtgaccgcatagtggtatttgaactgggcgtctccgtgcttcggagggcacgttaaaagtcggtcccggttgttatctactacgataacagccgttaagccatgtcaaaggccttcgggcggcttgaaccactttgacattaggttgaccactaaccatacgataagaagaagaattaatAAAGAGTGTATTGATGAACAATATTATTCATAAGAATACCTTTCTTAGCTTCCATGAGCAAGTGTATCATGTCAGGTCTGAGGATGTGTCTCTTCTCGCGGTCCATCATCGTGTCCATTACCAATTCTTTGAAGAATACCTTCGAGTCCTCCGTCATGAAGTCCAATTTTAAGAGCTGAAAATTATTGAGCTTCattaatttcgttttaatttttattttgtcagtGTTAGTAGATATGACTATATCTGCCCAGTATGCCCACGTTGGACTTAGTACTATAAGTTACttccatttaccgggcacgttaccagaCTCCGAGTTACTAatgagaaatattgtaaaagaacTTAGACACTTATAGTATTTTGCCTGaatcgggaatcaaacccgagacctcatgttCAGCAGTCAGATACTTACCGACTGCGTCACAAAGGCagtctaatattatttttagtgagATATACGAAATGAAAAATTACCCTTGAAATCGTAGGCAAGTTAGacaatgtaaagaaaataagcATTTGCTTGAAGCCGAAGTTAGTGGTCTTTCTTCCCATGGAGTAGAAGGTGTTGTCTTCTTCTGTCAAAGAGTCTACCTTCAGACCGAAGGCGCAGGAGGCGATGACGTCATTGGCGTAGCGCGTGGTCAGGTCCTTGCACTCTATGTCTATGTAGCCCTCTAAAAGTAAGAAAAATCAAAGTATAGTTAAGTGCACCTTCTGCGCAGTGGTTCACATGCCATCTAACATCACCGCTATAACCTAAACGAATCccaccagtacctcgattctctactactgtcgactaccgacaagcggctagctatcgaaattttgacatttgggatgtactgccaaaaaagtttctacgacgtccgtcaaaggcgctgattagattttcatacaaaatttctcgatgacagtcggttgtcggtagtcgatagtagttgagaatcgagctactgggaCCAATATGTATGTGATGAACACGAGATTCTGTTATGAGCCTGGTTGAAAATGTTGAAGACCATTAGTTTCTTGCCAGTTCTTTTCATTGGTCCTAACTTCCGTACTATCATAAATACAcactctgtatcattgactatcataagtgtcagcaaaTGACCTACATTAATTaggtaatgattttattttgattacctTTATTGACTACCCGTGTTGCGATTCGATGTTATCTAATATAACAATGATATTCATAAgtgttatttacttaattatctacgttgtattaaacaattaattgtcTCCTGATAACATGGCGTCAACatatttatctaatatttaattatagtataAGAGCACTCATTCAATATACACTCCAAATTCTTACAACAAAGCCATCCatacatttatatgaaataaactCTGTCCATATGTTATGCATTCACAGCTCAAATACTAAAGCTATTGAGCTAAAATTTGACAGTGATAACTTGTGGTCCGGAGTACTAGGTAAATGACAAAGACCATAACCTTTAATAACCGGCAAATTCATTAACttaatatacctatgtaaaGTTTAATGTCTAAATCATTAGCCCgatttctaagtacatttagcgatagtttatctattcaatagcgtttttttatatgagttttgacactattgaactgatatactaccgctaaatgtactcagaaatcgggcattaagtttaatttttgaTCGAAACTACGTACCTTCTGAAGTCTTGATCTTCTCCATAAGACTGGCCATCATCTGGTCCCCGACCTCCACCATGAACGGCACCATCAGACGTATCTTGGAGCTGGTGAACGCTGGACTCAGCGTCGAGCGCATGTCCTTCCATTCTTGACCTAGAACATACAATCAAgtcaaattttataaagtttttatacttCCTCTGTTCGTGAAAGGATGCGACTACTAGTGTAACGGGGAGTACCACTGGGTAGTTACTTTAAATTTGGTGTAGGTCTTCTTTACTACCACTATGTTGTCGTACTGCAAAGAATTAGTTATGTAATTCCTCATAACTGTCAAATAAATGTGTCAATACCAGTTTGTGAACGAAAAACGCTATTGAGTTGATAAACTACCGAAACTGGGCATTATAGTCATGCAAAACGTAAGTTTGGGTgtctataattaaaaataaatgtcaaaatcaatTTACCTTTTAAAGAGAAGATGTTTCTAGCGAAGAACGAGTTGCTCTCACTGAACACGGAGCGATGGTCGAGGAAGTACTCGAAGTCTTTGACGGTGACCCTCTTCACCAGCTCCAAGTCACGGATCATCACCAAGTTGTTTATGAACTCGTATCTTCCTACGAACCTGAGAAACAAAGATATGGGTATCATAGTTCGCTAGTTTATTGCCCTCTTCAGAGTAGGCAAAGGGAAATATGACTGAGCCTCGAGCCTCGTAatcaatcatatttaaaaaaaattgttgcgtCGTAAAAGCATTatagaattaataaattatatcctGACTTGTTTGATagtttacaataacaaaacaaagctCAAAAATACTTGtcatacttatgtatttaatttaataattaatttaataactgtggttagatttaaaaattcaaaatattataaataaataaatatataacttataatagtaaaataattcattttagtTCTAGAGCAGTTTCAAAACGATCGACTaagaaacaaatttttgaaattcaaatttcgAATTGCTTAAATGTCaaagtatgtgtgtatgttttacattattttatttctttctctCCATCATTAATCGATAATTGATAATCATCGTATTTTATAACGTGCCAGTGTTAAGATGTCGTTATAAAGTACCGACAGTtttgaacaatataaaaaatagcgAAGATCACTTATTGATAGGCATAAGGAGACGACGTTTAGCAGTGACGTCAGTCCGCCCATGCCAAATTATCGATGTAAGTCGGTCGAAATGTCGGGTAATAAGGTATCGTGAACTTCCAATTGTCACCACGCATAAGACTCATTGTGAATTTCAGTATTACGTAGACACTATCATATAagattattatgtgtacaagtggTGATCGTTTTAAATCGTTAAGTGAAATAGTGTTTTCGAATACCCACAAATTAGTGCCcgtttttcaaaaatgttaccGTGATTTAAACAACAGTTAATATAACGATATACGCAGGAtcgtattattatatatagtgATAAAGTGCTGTGTGTACAAATGTCTATACTTTAAATCATTAAATATGAATTAGCGTAGTCAAAActccaaaaaaaaatcatttttgcaAATCGTTGGTACCTGCCGATACGAAAATTATTTTGACCAGTGGAACACGTTTGAAGTAA
Above is a genomic segment from Anticarsia gemmatalis isolate Benzon Research Colony breed Stoneville strain chromosome 8, ilAntGemm2 primary, whole genome shotgun sequence containing:
- the LOC142975147 gene encoding cytochrome P450 9e2-like; translation: MLLLVTWMLVIITSVVLYLRQVYSKFDKSGVKYFTPVPFVGNMGRVLFRMDHFVNDLVKLYKAYPEEKFVGRYEFINNLVMIRDLELVKRVTVKDFEYFLDHRSVFSESNSFFARNIFSLKGQEWKDMRSTLSPAFTSSKIRLMVPFMVEVGDQMMASLMEKIKTSEEGYIDIECKDLTTRYANDVIASCAFGLKVDSLTEEDNTFYSMGRKTTNFGFKQMLIFFTLSNLPTISRLLKLDFMTEDSKVFFKELVMDTMMDREKRHILRPDMIHLLMEAKKGKLSHESNKCKDETAGFATVEESNVGTKKIDRVWTDDDLIAQAVLFLIAGFDTVSTAMTFLLYELALNPEVQDKLAKEIKEFDIKNGGKFDLKSIQDMPYMDMVVSELLRLWPPAMFLERLCNKDYNLGKAHKDAPQDFVVRKNTGIMIPVYPIHRDPQYFPDPDKFDPERFSEQNKHNIKPFAYMPFGLGPRNCIGSRFALCEVKVMIYQILLHLELSPCERTCIPAELSKDSINIRLKGGHWLRFRVRN